One window from the genome of Alosa alosa isolate M-15738 ecotype Scorff River chromosome 15, AALO_Geno_1.1, whole genome shotgun sequence encodes:
- the LOC125308951 gene encoding rho-related GTP-binding protein RhoG-like — protein sequence MQSIKCVVVGDGAVGKTCLLISYTTNAFPSEYIPTVFDNYSSQVTLDSRTISLNLWDTAGQEEYDRLRTLSYPQTNVFVICFSIASPPSYENVKHKWHPEVTHHCPNTPILLVGTKKDLRNDPEIQKKLKDQNQTTVTLQQGQALARQIQAIKYLECSALNQDGIKEVFAEAVRAFLNPQPTTAKKPCVLL from the coding sequence ATGCAGAGTATAAAGTGTGTGGTGGTCGGAGACGGAGCTGTCGGAAAAACTTGTCTCCTCATTTCCTACACAACCAACGCCTTCCCCAGCGAGTACATCCCTACCGTGTTTGACAACTACAGCTCCCAGGTGACCTTGGACAGTAGGACTATTAGTCTGAACTTGTGGGACACTGCCGGCCAGGAGGAGTATGACCGCCTCCGCACCCTTTCCTACCCACAGACGAACGTCTTCGTCATCTGCTTCTCTATCGCAAGCCCGCCTTCCTATGAGAATGTCAAGCACAAGTGGCACCCCGAGGTGACGCACCACTGCCCCAACACCCCCATCCTGCTGGTGGGCACCAAGAAGGATCTGCGGAATGACCCTGAGATCCAGAAGAAGCTGAAGGATCAGAACCAGACTACTGTCACCCTACAGCAGGGCCAGGCGCTGGCCCGACAAATCCAGGCCATCAAGTACCTGGAGTGCTCGGCTCTTAACCAAGATGGCATAAAGGAGGTGTTTGCAGAGGCTGTGCGTGCTTTCCTCAATCCACAGCCAACTACTGCCAAGAAACCATGTGTGCTGTTGTAG
- the LOC125308298 gene encoding olfactory receptor 52N5-like, whose amino-acid sequence MDNSSSVSDNVVLEELGHPESFADAVFFTLLFVYIALLITNFGVLVIIIREKSLHQPMYLLFCNLSVNDILGNTIILPRLLYDTISKDRLISYNACVTQVFFSHTYGSASHTILIIMAIDRYVAICNPLRYSAIMTTKAVVTLSVSAWAAALVLVGVLVGLSLRLSRCKSLISNFYCDNASLFKLSCEDVSANNIYGLFYTVVLLSSSMGTVAITYIRIAVVCMTKKNAELNSKAIQTCASHLVVYLIMLLTGYIAIIMHRFPEHRLLRKLIIILFHVIPAHLNPIIYGLQTKHLRLKILQIFARKISHS is encoded by the coding sequence ATGGACAATAGTTCCTCTGTCAGTGACAATGTTGTGCTGGAAGAATTAGGACACCCTGAATCATTTGCAGATGCTGTATTTTTCACACTGCTCTTTGTATATATTGCACTGCTGATAACCAATTTTGGTGTTCTTGTTATCATCATTAGAGAGAAAAGCTTACACCAACCCATGTACTTGCTATTTTGCAATTTGTCAGTGAATGATATCCTTGGTAATACAATCATACTGCCTCGTCTACTGTATGACACGATTTCTAAAGACAGATTAATTTCCTATAATGCCTGTGTTACACAGGTATTTTTCAGTCACACATATGGCTCTGCTTCACACACCATACTAATCATAATGGCTATTGATAGATATGTCGCTATATGTAATCCATTGCGATACAGTGCAATAATGACAACAAAAGCAGTTGTGACcttgtctgtgtctgcctgGGCTGCAGCACTTGTATTAGTCGGTGTATTAGTGGGCCTCAGTCTCAGGTTGTCTCGCTGTAAATCACTTATTTCAAATTTCTATTGTGACAATGCATCCTTGTTTAAGTTATCTTGTGAAGATGTGTCTGCCAATAATATCTATGGACTGTTTTACACTGTGGTGCTATTATCCTCTTCAATGGGTACTGTCGCTATCACTTACATTAGAATTGCTGTTGTATGCATGACTAAGAAAAATGCAGAACTCAATAGCAAAGCAATCCAAACATGTGCAAGTCATTTAGTTGTGTATCTGATAATGTTGCTGACAGGATACATTGCTATAATCATGCATCGGTTTCCAGAGCACAGACTTTTAAGAAAGCTCATTATTATTCTTTTTCATGTTATACCAGCCCATTTAAATCCAATTATCTATGGCCTACAGACTAAACATTTAAGGCTGAAAATCTTGCAGATATTTGCTAGAAAAATCAGTCACAGTTAG
- the LOC125308361 gene encoding olfactory receptor 52E4-like produces MENVSSTSDLLLLEELGIPESSTYPVFFTLLFVYIGLIISNIGIIVMIIVERSLHQPMYLLFCNLSVNDILGNTFLLPPLLFDMISKNRLIHFNACVLQVFGAHTYGSASHTILIIMAIDRYVAICNPLQYSAIMTAKAVWTLSVSAWAFAIALVGILVSLSLRLSRCRSVIPNFYCDNASLFKLSCEDVSVNNIFGLFYTVVLLVSSMGSVAVTYFRIAVVCWTKKNAELNNKAIQTCASHLVVYLIMLFAGFIIVIMHRFPEYPFLRRLVAILFHIVPGSLNPIIYGIQTKHLRNKILQVFSRKKGPS; encoded by the coding sequence ATGGAAAACGTTTCATCCACCAGCGACCTTCTCCTGCTGGAAGAATTAGGGATTCCTGAATCATCCACTTATCCTGTGTTTTTCACATTACTCTTTGTCTATATTGGACTGATAATAAGCAACATTGGTATTATTGTTATGATAATTGTAGAGAGAAGCTTGCACCAGCCCATGTACTTGCTATTTTGCAACTTGTCAGTCAACGACATCCTTGGTAATACATTCTTGCTCCCCCCTCTGTTGTTTGACATGATCTCTAAAAACAGGTTAATTCATTTTAATGCCTGTGTCTTACAAGTCTTTGGTGCCCACACATATGGCTCAGCTTCACACACCATTCTAATTATAATGGCCATTGATAGATATGTTGCGATATGCAATCCATTGCAATACAGTGCAATAATGACAGCTAAGGCAGTGTGGACCTTGTCTGTATCTGCCTGGGCATTTGCAATTGCATTAGTAGGTATATTAGTGAGCCTAAGTCTCAGGTTGTCTCGCTGTAGATCAGTTATTCCAAATTTTTATTGTGACAATGCATCCCTGTTCAAGTTATCCTGTGAAGATGTGTCtgttaataatatatttggatTGTTTTACACTGTTGTATTACTGGTCTCTTCAATGGGCAGCGTTGCTGTCACATATTTTAGAATTGCTGTCGTATGTTGGACTAAGAAAAATGCAGAACTTAATAACAAAGCCATTCAGACTTGTGCCAGTCACTTAGTTGTGTATTTGATAATGCTATTTGCTGGGTTCATTATTGTCATAATGCATCGGTTTCCAGAGTACCCATTCTTAAGAAGACTTGTAGCTATTCTTTTTCACATTGTACCTGGTAGTTTAAATCCCATTATTTATGGTATACAAACTAAACATTTAAGGAACAAGATATTGCAGGTGTTTAGTAGAAAAAAAGGACCCAGTTAA
- the chrna10a gene encoding neuronal acetylcholine receptor subunit alpha-10a isoform X1, with product MAFLKCDFLLCLSVSDCCIIACRSAHTSYAQKLLKDLFSNYSNALRPVEDTGDILNVTLQITLSQIIDMDERNQILTAYLWIRQVWIDVHLRWNKDDYDGLDTIRIPSSYVWRPDIVLYNNADQHFTGSMDTNVVIRHDGQIMWDSPAITKSSCKVDVSFFPFDAQQCRLTYGSWTYNGNQLDLLNAMETADLADLVDNVEWEVLGMPAKKSVVLYGCCADPYPDVTYTLKLKRRASFYVFNLLIPCVMISFLAPLGFYLPADSGEKVSLGVTVMLALTVFQLLVAEIMPPSENVPLIGKYYIATMTMITASTALTIFIMNIHHCGPEAKPVPRWAKKFILQYLARICFVFEVGENCMMPQPERLEPPLDKSAADCRMNGQAGRESIVRVERPQDEMSQKILEQDEDGDQVLSPAGSIGRNPTNRYTAWRNGVFMSMDCGDSAEGAPRRARCNELGCERGEGKEAQFKSKCVCEQQELQRNIEYIANCYRDQRATQRRTSEWKKVAKVLDRFFMWIFFIMVFLMSLLIMGKAI from the exons ATGGCATTTTTAAAATGTGATTTCTTactatgtctctctgtctctgactgtTGTATCATAGCCTGTCGGAGTGCCCATACAAGTTATGCTCAGAAGCTTTTGAAGGATTTATTCAGTAACTACTCGAATGCTCTGCGGCCGGTGGAAGACACAGGAGACATCCTGAATGTCACCCTTCAAATCACCCTGTCACAGATCATCGATATG GATGAACGTAACCAGATTCTCACAGCGTATCTATGGATACGACAGGTGTGGATAGATGTGCACCTAAGGTGGAATAAAGATGATTATGATGGACTCGATACCATCCGTATACCTAGTAGTTATGTATGGAGACCTGATATAGTCCTATATAACAA TGCGGACCAACATTTTACGGGCTCAATGGACACTAATGTGGTGATTCGACATGATGGTCAGATCATGTGGGATTCCCCTGCAATCACCAAGAGCTCCTGCAAAGTGGATGTCTCCTTTTTCCCCTTTGATGCGCAGCAATGCCGCTTAACCTACGGCTCCTGGACATACAATGGCAATCAGCTGGACTTGCTGAATGCAATGGAAACAGCTGACTTGGCCGACTTGGTAGATAATGTGGAATGGGAGGTGCTCGGTATGCCTGCGAAAAAGAGTGTGGTTCTGTATGGGTGCTGTGCAGACCCTTATCCAGATGTTACCTATACTTTGAAACTCAAACGCCGGGCGTCTTTCTACGTGTTTAACTTGCTCATCCCGTGTGTAATGATCTCATTCCTGGCACCGTTAGGCTTTTACCTACCCGCTGATTCAGGGGAGAAGGTATCTCTGGGTGTAACAGTGATGCTGGCCCTCACCGTGTTCCAGCTTCTGGTTGCCGAAATTATGCCACCATCTGAAAATGTGCCTCTCATCG GGAAATACTACATAGCCACAATGACCATGATAACAGCATCCACAGCCTTGACCATCTTCATAATGAACATTCACCACTGTGGCCCGGAGGCGAAGCCAGTCCCCAGGTGGGCCAAGAAGTTCATCCTGCAGTACTTGGCCCGCATCTGCTTTGTGTTCGAGGTGGGCGAGAACTGCATGATGCCCCAGCCTGAGAGACTGGAACCTCCGCTGGACAAGAGCGCCGCTGACTGCAGGATGAATGGCCAGGCGGGCAGAGAGAGCATCGTGAGGGTGGAGAGGCCACAAGACGAGATGTCCCAGAAGATCCTGGAGCAGGACGAGGACGGCGACCAAGTCCTGAGCCCCGCTGGCTCCATAGGTAGGAATCCCACGAACCGCTACACGGCGTGGAGGAACGGAGTGTTCATGAGCATGGACTGTGGCGACAGCGCTGAGGGGGCCCCAAGGCGAGCGCGATGCAACGAGCTGGGATGCGAGAGAGGCGAAGGGAAGGAGGCGCAGTTtaagagcaagtgtgtgtgtgagcagcaggAACTGCAGAGGAATATTGAGTACATTGCCAACTGCTACCGAGACCAGAGGGCTACCCAGAGGCGGACCAGTGAGTGGAAGAAAGTCGCCAAAGTGCTGGACCGCTTCTTCATGTGGATCTTCTTCATCATGGTGTTTCTGATGAGTCTGTTAATAATGGGCAAGGCCATCTAA
- the chrna10a gene encoding neuronal acetylcholine receptor subunit alpha-10a isoform X3: MHFFFCFPCILYQDERNQILTAYLWIRQVWIDVHLRWNKDDYDGLDTIRIPSSYVWRPDIVLYNNADQHFTGSMDTNVVIRHDGQIMWDSPAITKSSCKVDVSFFPFDAQQCRLTYGSWTYNGNQLDLLNAMETADLADLVDNVEWEVLGMPAKKSVVLYGCCADPYPDVTYTLKLKRRASFYVFNLLIPCVMISFLAPLGFYLPADSGEKVSLGVTVMLALTVFQLLVAEIMPPSENVPLIGKYYIATMTMITASTALTIFIMNIHHCGPEAKPVPRWAKKFILQYLARICFVFEVGENCMMPQPERLEPPLDKSAADCRMNGQAGRESIVRVERPQDEMSQKILEQDEDGDQVLSPAGSIGRNPTNRYTAWRNGVFMSMDCGDSAEGAPRRARCNELGCERGEGKEAQFKSKCVCEQQELQRNIEYIANCYRDQRATQRRTSEWKKVAKVLDRFFMWIFFIMVFLMSLLIMGKAI, from the exons ATGCACTTCTTCTTTTGTTTTCCGTGCATTTTATACCAg GATGAACGTAACCAGATTCTCACAGCGTATCTATGGATACGACAGGTGTGGATAGATGTGCACCTAAGGTGGAATAAAGATGATTATGATGGACTCGATACCATCCGTATACCTAGTAGTTATGTATGGAGACCTGATATAGTCCTATATAACAA TGCGGACCAACATTTTACGGGCTCAATGGACACTAATGTGGTGATTCGACATGATGGTCAGATCATGTGGGATTCCCCTGCAATCACCAAGAGCTCCTGCAAAGTGGATGTCTCCTTTTTCCCCTTTGATGCGCAGCAATGCCGCTTAACCTACGGCTCCTGGACATACAATGGCAATCAGCTGGACTTGCTGAATGCAATGGAAACAGCTGACTTGGCCGACTTGGTAGATAATGTGGAATGGGAGGTGCTCGGTATGCCTGCGAAAAAGAGTGTGGTTCTGTATGGGTGCTGTGCAGACCCTTATCCAGATGTTACCTATACTTTGAAACTCAAACGCCGGGCGTCTTTCTACGTGTTTAACTTGCTCATCCCGTGTGTAATGATCTCATTCCTGGCACCGTTAGGCTTTTACCTACCCGCTGATTCAGGGGAGAAGGTATCTCTGGGTGTAACAGTGATGCTGGCCCTCACCGTGTTCCAGCTTCTGGTTGCCGAAATTATGCCACCATCTGAAAATGTGCCTCTCATCG GGAAATACTACATAGCCACAATGACCATGATAACAGCATCCACAGCCTTGACCATCTTCATAATGAACATTCACCACTGTGGCCCGGAGGCGAAGCCAGTCCCCAGGTGGGCCAAGAAGTTCATCCTGCAGTACTTGGCCCGCATCTGCTTTGTGTTCGAGGTGGGCGAGAACTGCATGATGCCCCAGCCTGAGAGACTGGAACCTCCGCTGGACAAGAGCGCCGCTGACTGCAGGATGAATGGCCAGGCGGGCAGAGAGAGCATCGTGAGGGTGGAGAGGCCACAAGACGAGATGTCCCAGAAGATCCTGGAGCAGGACGAGGACGGCGACCAAGTCCTGAGCCCCGCTGGCTCCATAGGTAGGAATCCCACGAACCGCTACACGGCGTGGAGGAACGGAGTGTTCATGAGCATGGACTGTGGCGACAGCGCTGAGGGGGCCCCAAGGCGAGCGCGATGCAACGAGCTGGGATGCGAGAGAGGCGAAGGGAAGGAGGCGCAGTTtaagagcaagtgtgtgtgtgagcagcaggAACTGCAGAGGAATATTGAGTACATTGCCAACTGCTACCGAGACCAGAGGGCTACCCAGAGGCGGACCAGTGAGTGGAAGAAAGTCGCCAAAGTGCTGGACCGCTTCTTCATGTGGATCTTCTTCATCATGGTGTTTCTGATGAGTCTGTTAATAATGGGCAAGGCCATCTAA
- the chrna10a gene encoding neuronal acetylcholine receptor subunit alpha-10a isoform X2: MKPRGIYALLLLFSVHFIPACRSAHTSYAQKLLKDLFSNYSNALRPVEDTGDILNVTLQITLSQIIDMDERNQILTAYLWIRQVWIDVHLRWNKDDYDGLDTIRIPSSYVWRPDIVLYNNADQHFTGSMDTNVVIRHDGQIMWDSPAITKSSCKVDVSFFPFDAQQCRLTYGSWTYNGNQLDLLNAMETADLADLVDNVEWEVLGMPAKKSVVLYGCCADPYPDVTYTLKLKRRASFYVFNLLIPCVMISFLAPLGFYLPADSGEKVSLGVTVMLALTVFQLLVAEIMPPSENVPLIGKYYIATMTMITASTALTIFIMNIHHCGPEAKPVPRWAKKFILQYLARICFVFEVGENCMMPQPERLEPPLDKSAADCRMNGQAGRESIVRVERPQDEMSQKILEQDEDGDQVLSPAGSIGRNPTNRYTAWRNGVFMSMDCGDSAEGAPRRARCNELGCERGEGKEAQFKSKCVCEQQELQRNIEYIANCYRDQRATQRRTSEWKKVAKVLDRFFMWIFFIMVFLMSLLIMGKAI, translated from the exons ATGAAGCCTCGTGGAATATATGCACTTCTTCTTTTGTTTTCCGTGCATTTTATACCAg CCTGTCGGAGTGCCCATACAAGTTATGCTCAGAAGCTTTTGAAGGATTTATTCAGTAACTACTCGAATGCTCTGCGGCCGGTGGAAGACACAGGAGACATCCTGAATGTCACCCTTCAAATCACCCTGTCACAGATCATCGATATG GATGAACGTAACCAGATTCTCACAGCGTATCTATGGATACGACAGGTGTGGATAGATGTGCACCTAAGGTGGAATAAAGATGATTATGATGGACTCGATACCATCCGTATACCTAGTAGTTATGTATGGAGACCTGATATAGTCCTATATAACAA TGCGGACCAACATTTTACGGGCTCAATGGACACTAATGTGGTGATTCGACATGATGGTCAGATCATGTGGGATTCCCCTGCAATCACCAAGAGCTCCTGCAAAGTGGATGTCTCCTTTTTCCCCTTTGATGCGCAGCAATGCCGCTTAACCTACGGCTCCTGGACATACAATGGCAATCAGCTGGACTTGCTGAATGCAATGGAAACAGCTGACTTGGCCGACTTGGTAGATAATGTGGAATGGGAGGTGCTCGGTATGCCTGCGAAAAAGAGTGTGGTTCTGTATGGGTGCTGTGCAGACCCTTATCCAGATGTTACCTATACTTTGAAACTCAAACGCCGGGCGTCTTTCTACGTGTTTAACTTGCTCATCCCGTGTGTAATGATCTCATTCCTGGCACCGTTAGGCTTTTACCTACCCGCTGATTCAGGGGAGAAGGTATCTCTGGGTGTAACAGTGATGCTGGCCCTCACCGTGTTCCAGCTTCTGGTTGCCGAAATTATGCCACCATCTGAAAATGTGCCTCTCATCG GGAAATACTACATAGCCACAATGACCATGATAACAGCATCCACAGCCTTGACCATCTTCATAATGAACATTCACCACTGTGGCCCGGAGGCGAAGCCAGTCCCCAGGTGGGCCAAGAAGTTCATCCTGCAGTACTTGGCCCGCATCTGCTTTGTGTTCGAGGTGGGCGAGAACTGCATGATGCCCCAGCCTGAGAGACTGGAACCTCCGCTGGACAAGAGCGCCGCTGACTGCAGGATGAATGGCCAGGCGGGCAGAGAGAGCATCGTGAGGGTGGAGAGGCCACAAGACGAGATGTCCCAGAAGATCCTGGAGCAGGACGAGGACGGCGACCAAGTCCTGAGCCCCGCTGGCTCCATAGGTAGGAATCCCACGAACCGCTACACGGCGTGGAGGAACGGAGTGTTCATGAGCATGGACTGTGGCGACAGCGCTGAGGGGGCCCCAAGGCGAGCGCGATGCAACGAGCTGGGATGCGAGAGAGGCGAAGGGAAGGAGGCGCAGTTtaagagcaagtgtgtgtgtgagcagcaggAACTGCAGAGGAATATTGAGTACATTGCCAACTGCTACCGAGACCAGAGGGCTACCCAGAGGCGGACCAGTGAGTGGAAGAAAGTCGCCAAAGTGCTGGACCGCTTCTTCATGTGGATCTTCTTCATCATGGTGTTTCTGATGAGTCTGTTAATAATGGGCAAGGCCATCTAA